Below is a genomic region from Desulfobacter sp..
CCGCTGAAATGGAATACTGAAACCCGAAAAACTCATGGATAAGCTTGGTGATGTCGGTTCTGGAACTGACAATGGTTTTCACCTTTAGTTTCGACGCCTATTCCACATCCACGATGGCCTCGTGGTTAAAGGGATCCGGGGTGGCCACCACCAGCTTGCCAGCCTCCATTTTCAAGGGCAAAAGCAAATGCTTTAATGCAAAAGATTTTGAAATGGTGCCTGTGACCAGGTTTAACTCAAGTTTTAAAGGGTCAATCTTTTTATAGGGCAGGTTCCAGGATTCGGCCAGGGTTTTGTAGACCAGGTCTTCATCAATGATTTTTTCAGGCGAGTCCAGCCGGTTCAGCCGTGAATAGAGTAACACATCAATAAAAGAAAACTCTGACAGGGCCTTTTGCCTGTCTAAAGGGGTCATTTTTGCCCCCCCCCGGCATTGGCCACAAGGGTCTCCCTGATCTGCCGCTCGCCTCTCAGCAGTTCTCTTGCCTGGTCCGAAGAGATCAGCCGGGCTGTAATCAATGCCTGACAGACCGCCTTTGAACTCAATTGCTTTTTAGAGACTGAATACATGAACACCCTTTCGATGAAATTAAAATTAAATCCTCATGATTTTATATATGATCGCGGATCGGAATGTAAACCCCCAAAAGATGAGACACCCCCAAATCCACCGCCTAATTTCATTTTTGTTTAAATATGGGGATGTTTTGTGCTTTCCTGGCCACCAGGCGGTACCATATTGCGGCGCCAAGCGAGCGACGAGAGAGGTGTATAAGTCATACTCCGCAGGGAGGAGCAAACCCAGGCAACGAAGAAGATGATATTTTGATGGTAGATCAGGGACACAGGGTCATCGCATGTAACTTTTATTAAGATTCGTCCTTACCCGGCTGGAATGAGGGCGTTCAAAATTCTGTGTCAGTTGAATGAAAGCTGATATACTCAGCTAAATAAGGAGAACTGACATGACCGAAGAAAACACCGAATTTGATTTTCAAAAAGCCCTTAAAGGCATCCAGGAAGGTAAACCCTTCACAGGTAAGGGCGGCGTCCTTACATCATTAATCAAAAATCTTGCTGAAGCTGCTCTTGAAGGAGAGTTGGAGTCCCATCTCGGGCAGGAAGTTTCTGCCAACCGCCGTAATGGAAAAAGCAAAAAGACCATTAAATCCCTGGATGGTAAATTTGAGCTATAAACCCCGCGTGACAGTGCCGGAACCTTCTCTCCACAGATCGTCAAAAAACATCAGACAACGCTCAGCGATGAAATTGAAAGAAAGATAATAGCCCTTTACGGCCTGGGCATGAGTTATAATGATATGGCTTCCCATTTACAGGAAATCTATGGACTTGAGATTTCAAATGCCACTCTGAGCACCATTACCGATAAAATCATCCATACCGTCAAAGAATGGCAGGCCAGGCCGTTGGAAAATGTGTACCCAATCGTATGGCTTGATGCCATACATTATAAAGTACGAGAAAACGGAAAGGTCCGCAGCAAAGCCGTTTACACAATTCTTGGGGTGAATATCGAGGGCCGCAAAGAGGTTCTTGGGCTGTACATATCCGAGAATGAGGGTGCGAACTTCTGGCTGCAGGTGTTAACAGACCTTTCAAACCGAGGGGTAAAAGATATCCTGATTGCCTGTGTTGATGGTCTAAAAGGTTTTCCCGAGGCCATTGAGACCATATTCCCGGACACAGAAGTTCAACTCTGCGTAGTCCACCAGATCCGAAATTCATTGAAATACGTTGGTTCCAAAAATAAAAAGGAATTTATGGCAGATCTAAAACGTGTTTATAAAGCGGTCAATAAGGATCTGGCCGAAGAAGAACTGGATATCTTGGAAAATAAATGGAATGACAAATACCCGATTGTGATAAAATCCTGGCGGAACAACTGGGAACGCCTCAGTCATTTCTTTAAATATCCAGAAGAGATTCGACGGATAATATACACCACAAATACCATTGAGGCTGTGCATCGACAGTTTCGAAAACTGACCAAAACAAAGGGATCATTCCCGAACCAGGACAGCCTGTTAAAGCTGCTTTACACGGGGATCCAGAACGCCAGTAAAAAATGGACAATGCCGATTCAAAATTGGTCACTGACAATTTCCCAGTTGGCAATTTTCTTTGAAGGCCGGCTGGATAAAGAGCTGGGAATTTGATAGGGATTTATTTACAGATGGAAAAGATGGTTCCAGGAACTCCACTCCAGCAAAAGTCAACTCCTCCGACGTGGCTGATTGAAGGTCCATTCTCGGACCTGACTTTTACTTCCGCTGGCGCTGAGGCAGATCCGGGAACCGAAACCGTGACACAGAATTCTGAACATTCCCGCTGGAATAGGTGAGGGGGATTCCGTTAAATCTTAAGCGGTCGTCCTGACCGCTTAAGAAGCGGAAATGATCGGACCTATGCCGTCCTGGCGGGCCGCTCATTTACGCCACTCCACCCCCTTCACCCTATCCCAGCCTGGCTCTCCTGGCTTGCTATAGTATATGAGCATCGAACAAAATTTTCCTAGACATCGCTGCACAGATACGATATATATGGCAATAAACACAAGGAGTTGCCAATGAACGAAAAAAAATCTCTTGAAACTTTTTTTGACAATATTGAGGACCCCAAACACCACAATAAGCTTCATAATTTAATTGATGTCGTCATCATCGCAATTTGTGCGGTAGTTGCTGGCGCAGACACTTATGAGCAAATTGAAAACTTTGGCAAAAAGAGAAAAAGGTGGTTGTCAAAATTTCTAAGCCTTCCCCATGGGATACCCTCCCATGACACCTTTGGCAGAATTTTTGAAAGGATGAACCCGAATGAATTTCAGAGCAGTTTTATGCACTGGGTTCAGTCGGTTGCAAAGATGACCAAAGGTCAAGTCATTGCAATCGACGGCAAAACTCTAAGGCGTTCACACGATACCTCCAATGATAAGAAAGCCATTCATATGATCAGTGCGTGGGCTTCGTCTAATAAAGTGGTTTTAGGGCAATTAAAAACCGAAGAAAAATCAAATGAAATTACGGCCATTCCAAATCTTTTAAAACTTTTAGATATCTCGGGCTGCATTATAACCATTGATGCCATGGGCACTCAAAAGAAAATCGCTGAAACCATAATAAACAAAGGGTGTGACTATGTCCTTGCCCTGAAAGAAAATCATAAAACCTTGCATGATGAAGCGGTACTTTTTTTCAATAAAATGGAAGAAATGAAAAATCAGGGGTACCAGTTTAATGAACAGACCAGTGTTGACGGAGGGCACGGTCGAGTCGAAACGCGCAGGGCTGTGATAACCTCTGATATTGATTGGTTTGAAGATAAAAAAAGTTGGAAAGGTTTGAAAAGTATTGGAATGATTGAATCCACCCGGGAAATGGACGGCCAGATCAGTCATGAAAAGCGATATTATATATCGAGCCTGGATAGCGACCCCAATATTTTTGGTAATGCTGTCAGGAGGCATTGGGGAATTGAAAATTCAGTGCATTGGGTATTGGATATTGCGTTCCGTGAAGACGAAAGCAGAGTCAGAAAGGGGAACTCTCCTGAGAATTTTGCAGCGATTCGGCACATTGCATTAAATTTATTACGGAACAATAAGACATTTAAAGGGAGTGTAAAAACCAAAAGGTTGAATGCTGCTATGGATATCAAATATCTGGAGGAAGTTATGTTTGGATGATACTTGAACCAATCAAACTATAGGGAATGTTCAGAATTCTGTGTCACGGTTTCGGTTCCCGGATCTGCCTCAGCGCCAGCGGAAGTAAAAGTCAGGTCCGAGAATGGGCCTTCAATCAGCCACGTCGGAGGAGTTGACTTTTGCTGGAGTGAAGTTCCTGGAACCATCTTTTCCATCTGTAAATAAATCCCTATCAAATTCCCAGCTCTTTATCCAGCCGGCCTTCAAAGAAAATTGCCAACTGGGAAATTGTCAGTGACCAATTTTGAATCGGCATTGTCCATTTTTTACTGGCGTTCTGGATCCCCATGTAAAGCAGCTTTAACAGGCTGTCCTGGTTCGGGAATGATCCCTTTGTTTTGGTCAGTTTTCGAAACTGTCGATGCACAGCCTCAATGGTATTTGTGGTGTATATTATCCGTCGAATCTCTTCTGGATATTTAAAGAAATGACTGAGGCGTTCCCAGTTGTTCCGCCAGGATTTTATCACAATCGGGTATTTGTCATTCCATTTATTTTCCAAGATATCCAGTTCTTCTTCGGCCAGATCCTTATTGACCGCTTTATAAACACGTTTTAGATCTGCCATAAATTCCTTTTTATTTTTGGAACCAACGTATTTCAATGAATTTCGGATCTGGTGGACTACGCAGAGTTGAACTTCTGTGTCCGGGAATATGGTCTCAATGGCCTCGGGAAAACCTTTTAGACCATCAACACAGGCAATCAGGATATCTTTTACCCCTCGGTTTGAAAGGTCTGTTAACACCTGCAGCCAGAAGTTCGCACCCTCATTCTCGGATATGTACAGCCCAAGAACCTCTTTGCGGCCCTCGATATTCACCCCAAGAATTGTGTAAACGGCTTTGCTGGCGACCTTTCCGTTTTCTCGTACTTTATAATGTATGGCATCAAGCCATATGATTGGGTACACATTTTCCAACGGCCTGGCCTGCCATTCTTTGACGGTATAGATGATTTTATCGGTAATGGTGCTCAGAGTGGCATTTGAAATCTCAAGTCCATAGATTTCCTGTAAATGGGAAGCCATATCATTATAACTCATGCCCAGGCCGTAAAGGGCTATTATCTTTCTTTCAATTTCATCGCTGAGCGTTGTCTGATGTTTTTTGACGATCTGTGGAGAGAAGGTTCCGGCCCTGTCACGCGGGGTTTCCAGCTCAAATTTACCATCCAGGGATTTAATGGTCTTTTTGCTTTTTCCATTACGGCGGTTGGCAGAAACTTCCTGCCCGAGATGGGACTCCAACTCTCCTTCAAGAGCAGCTTCAGCAAGATTTTTGATTAATGATGTAAGGACGCCGCCCTTACCTGTGAAGGGTTTACCTTCCTGGATGCCTTTAAGGGCTTTTTGAAAATCAAATTCGGTGTTTTCTTCGGTCATGTCAGTTCTCCTTATTTAGCTGAGTATATCAGCTTTCATTCAACTGACACAGAATTTTGAACGCCCTCAAACTATAGGCACTTTACAATATTTACATGCGTGAGCCCTGATCAGGGACATCATACCCCTTGACTTTTTATCCATTGTCTGCGCAGATATTCTGTTTTGATTTGCCGGGTGTTTACCCCAAATCCCTTGAAGCAGAATCCATGACCTATATAAAATTATTGATGACCGCCTTTTTCTGGGGCGGTACCTTTATTGCCGGGAAAAAACTTGCCGGGCATGTGGATCCCTATTGCGCTGCATTTTTAAGATTTGCCATTGCCTCTTTTTTCCTGGTCGGCCTGACCCTGAAAACCCAGGGCCGGCTTCCCAAAATCAACCGCCGTCAGGCCGTGATCATTTTTTTTCCGGCCTTTTGGGCATATTTGCCTACAATCTGTTTTTTTTCTCCGGCCTGACCTTGATCAATGCCAACCGAGCATCCTTGATCATTGCCACCAACCCTATCTTTATCAGCCTTGCCTCGGCCCTGATTTTTAAAGAGCGGTTAACCGGATTGAAAATCTGTGGTCTTGTCCTCTCGGTTTCAGGGGCCTTTGTCATTATTTCTGGCGGCAGTTTAACCCAAATATTTGAAACCGGCATCGGCCGAGGCGAGCTTGCCATTTTCGGGTGTGTCGCTTCCTGGGTCTCCTATTCCCTGCTGGGCAAATCCCTGATGAATGATCTGTCCCCCCTGGTATCGGTCTGCTACTCTTCTCTGGCAGGCACCCTGATGCTCCTATTCCCAGCCTGTTCAAAGGACTTTTGGGAAATATTCCCGGATACGGAATCCAGGAATGGAGCAGTTTATTTTATCTTGGATTTTTCGGAACCGTCCTGGGATTTTACTGGTATTACCAGGCGATCAAATCAATCGGTCCCATGAAATCAGGGGTGTTTATTAATTTTGTTCCGGTTTCAGCCCTGATTTTATCCTATTTTATCTTGGATGAATCCGTGACCCGTGAAATTATTATCGGTGCAGTTTTGGTGGTCACCGGGGTCTATTTGACCAATTTTTCAAAATCTGCACCTAGGTCATAGCCCCCAGTCTTAACCTATGCCAAAGGAGCCTTATATGTTCACCCAAGCCATTGTAAAACAACCGTGCAAAAATATGGTCAAAGGCATCAGCAAATCCGGCCTTGGTCTGCCCGACTATTGCCTGGCAAAATCCCAGCACCAGCATTATGTCAGCACCCTTAAAGCCTGCGGATTAACTGTCACGGTGCTCGAAGCAGATGAGGCCTATCCGGATTCGGTCTTTATCGAGGATACCTGCCTTATCCCAATTCACCATGCTTGAAGTTGCTCCAGACGAATCCTATGCAGCCAATTGTGTGTGGATCAACGAAAAGGTCATTATCCCTTCAGGATTTAAAAAGACCTGTGCCATGATTCAAAACAAAGGATATGAGACCATTGAAGTGGATGTATCGGAATTTAGAAAACTGGACGGGGGGTTGAGCTGTCTTTCTTTAAGATTTTAATCAAAAAAAAAATGCCGGGTACCTGAAAGCACCCGGCATTTTTTTTGACAAAAAAGAAACGAATTAATCCTCTTCTACAACAATCGCATCTTCTTCACATACTTCAACGCAGCTTTCGCAGCCCATGCATTCTTCAGCATTGACAGGAACTGATTTCTCATCTTCCATTTCAAATACTTCTACAGGACAAACGTCTACACATTCTTCACAACCAACACATTTGGATTGGTCAACAATCGGGGTAAATGCCATTTTAATAGCCTCCTTAGATTAATGGTACAATTTTATAAACTCATTTTTTAAATTTATACCTGATTTAAAAAACGCTTTTACAACATATTTTTTGATAAAATCAAGTCTTTTATGAGTTTAGTTCCACCAGGCAGACACCAACCTGCCTGCCTGGTATATTTAATTTCCTGTTCAGCTCTCCTCCGGGAAATAGACAAAACCGAATCCGGCCCGACAAAGAGCAGCACGAATTGCTGTTTTCAAAACCTGTCTCAGCCAGGGTTCCGGTCTCAAGAATCCTATCAAAAATTGCATAAAGTTCTTTTTGCCATCTCTCCTTTTGGTCACAATCATTGTGATGCACTTTTATGGATTCAATGTCAAGCCCATTTATCACCTGATCCGCATCTTCAATCAACCAGTCCAGAACCGCCTGGCTTGTGGTTAAAAGCAGGCAGGTCTCATCATCCAGCAAAGACAGCCCGGCTTCGGACGCAACCTTAGACCAGGCCAAAATTCTCTCTTGGGTTCGTTGTCTGCCCGGATCATCTCCCCCCTCTTTAAGGTCAGCATCGTCCAGAGGATCAATCTCACCTTTGAGTTCGGCAAAAAGCGCGGAACTGCTGGTTTCAATATCCGTCAATTCTTTTTGAATGGCCTCGTTTTCCTGATCCCAGATTTGGGCAAACCTCAAAAAAAGCAGGGGATCTTTTTCTTTAGTTCCCTCCTGAAGCACGGGGCGGTCATTCATTGCGCAGCGGATTTGGGAAAGGATGGCTGTGGGGCCTGAATCATCTTTAAGATAATCCGTTTCCCGCGCCAGGGCCTTGAGATTTCTTTCATTTCCCTTGTGGATCTTTGCCCATTCCACATAGGATTTCACCTTTTTATCAACCTCAGCAGCCCTTTGTTCTGGGATGGGCAGAAGATGAATCAGGCCTGAATCTTTCATCTTTGAAATACGATCCCCAGATTCTGTTTCTCGGCCCAGGCTCAAAAGTCCGACACCTGAAAAAAAACACTCCAGGGTAGACGCCTGCACCTCACTCAAATGGGTAAAGGGAAAAAAATAAAACGTTTTCATTGCACTCACACCTTTTTATCATGGACAAGGACCCCCATGGATTCAAGCTTCTCCCGAATCATGTCCGCAGTTGCCCAATCTTTTTCCCGGCGGGCAGACTCACGGTCTTTAATAAGAGAATCCACATCCTCTGGATATTCCTTTTTTTGACTAAAATCAAAGATATTCAGCACCGCATTAATATCTTTAAAACAGCGGCGCAGCCGTTCTGCACCGCCGGGGCCGATATGGTTTTTACTGATCAGGCGGTTGATCTTTTTCACACTGGATAAGAGCCCGGAGACCAGGGTGGGCACTTTTAGGTCGTCTGCCATGGCCGACATCATGCCCTGGCGTATCTCATAGGTAATTTCCTGGATTTCACCCTCATTTGAGACCCCGGTCACAGCCCCCAGGGTATTGATGCACCGATTGATCTTGGCCAGGGTAAATCCGGCATCCTCAAGATTTTTACGGGAAA
It encodes:
- a CDS encoding 4Fe-4S binding protein; amino-acid sequence: MAFTPIVDQSKCVGCEECVDVCPVEVFEMEDEKSVPVNAEECMGCESCVEVCEEDAIVVEED
- a CDS encoding IS256 family transposase, which produces MTEENTEFDFQKALKGIQEGKPFTGKGGVLTSLIKNLAEAALEGELESHLGQEVSANRRNGKSKKTIKSLDGKFELETPRDRAGTFSPQIVKKHQTTLSDEIERKIIALYGLGMSYNDMASHLQEIYGLEISNATLSTITDKIIYTVKEWQARPLENVYPIIWLDAIHYKVRENGKVASKAVYTILGVNIEGRKEVLGLYISENEGANFWLQVLTDLSNRGVKDILIACVDGLKGFPEAIETIFPDTEVQLCVVHQIRNSLKYVGSKNKKEFMADLKRVYKAVNKDLAEEELDILENKWNDKYPIVIKSWRNNWERLSHFFKYPEEIRRIIYTTNTIEAVHRQFRKLTKTKGSFPNQDSLLKLLYMGIQNASKKWTMPIQNWSLTISQLAIFFEGRLDKELGI
- a CDS encoding ISAs1 family transposase; its protein translation is MNEKKSLETFFDNIEDPKHHNKLHNLIDVVIIAICAVVAGADTYEQIENFGKKRKRWLSKFLSLPHGIPSHDTFGRIFERMNPNEFQSSFMHWVQSVAKMTKGQVIAIDGKTLRRSHDTSNDKKAIHMISAWASSNKVVLGQLKTEEKSNEITAIPNLLKLLDISGCIITIDAMGTQKKIAETIINKGCDYVLALKENHKTLHDEAVLFFNKMEEMKNQGYQFNEQTSVDGGHGRVETRRAVITSDIDWFEDKKSWKGLKSIGMIESTREMDGQISHEKRYYISSLDSDPNIFGNAVRRHWGIENSVHWVLDIAFREDESRVRKGNSPENFAAIRHIALNLLRNNKTFKGSVKTKRLNAAMDIKYLEEVMFG